One window from the genome of Nitrospira sp. SG-bin1 encodes:
- a CDS encoding response regulator GlrR (with GlrK is part of a two-component signal transduction system regulating glmY), whose amino-acid sequence MEQENILVVDDDEGLLHLLKIRLSAMGFSVTPCTTGQAAVGEAKKTMFNLAITDLRLRGEDGLDVTEELLRSHPGLPVIILTAHGSIPNAVEAMQRGAFGYLTKPFDDKELKATIEKALAQQRMSQEIQRLKSLVKELYGLENVVARSPAMQRLFQQIAQVADSDATILLFGETGTGKEVLARVIHTNSRRGKGPFVALNCAAIPETLFESELFGHVKGAFTSALGAKRGLFQLANGGTLFLDEIGEMPLSMQVKLLRAVQEREIREVGAETSVKVDVRIIAATNKDLGEAVKNGTFRNDLYYRISVVPLFIPPLRDRRDDIPLLAQHFLKLSVKRANKEVKGFTPAALHRLMINPWPGNVRELENVVEKAVVMSRQDMITPDLLPAGSVSADSPLKPLTEAKEEFERTYLKNVLQLTGGNISRAAQFAGRYRADFYKMLRKYGLHPSTTKGRPDSDMEELENEASLTEAER is encoded by the coding sequence ATGGAGCAAGAAAACATTCTCGTTGTCGACGATGACGAAGGGCTGTTGCATTTGTTGAAAATACGGTTGTCCGCGATGGGGTTTTCGGTCACACCCTGTACGACGGGCCAGGCCGCGGTCGGAGAAGCCAAGAAAACGATGTTCAACTTGGCGATCACAGATCTGCGCCTTCGCGGAGAAGATGGATTGGACGTCACCGAAGAACTCCTCAGGAGCCATCCGGGACTTCCGGTCATCATCCTGACGGCTCATGGGAGTATTCCCAATGCCGTGGAGGCCATGCAACGGGGTGCGTTCGGATACTTGACGAAGCCGTTTGACGATAAGGAACTGAAAGCCACGATCGAGAAAGCCCTCGCCCAACAGCGGATGAGCCAAGAGATTCAGCGGCTCAAGTCGTTGGTCAAGGAACTGTACGGGCTCGAAAATGTCGTGGCGCGAAGTCCGGCGATGCAACGGCTCTTTCAGCAAATCGCCCAGGTCGCCGACTCGGATGCGACCATCTTGTTGTTTGGAGAAACCGGAACCGGCAAAGAGGTGCTGGCTCGCGTCATTCACACGAACAGCCGGCGGGGAAAAGGTCCTTTCGTCGCGCTCAACTGCGCCGCGATACCGGAAACGCTGTTTGAAAGCGAACTGTTCGGACATGTGAAAGGCGCGTTCACGAGCGCCCTCGGCGCGAAGCGCGGACTGTTTCAACTGGCCAACGGCGGCACGTTGTTCCTCGACGAGATCGGTGAGATGCCCTTGTCCATGCAGGTCAAACTCTTGCGCGCCGTACAGGAGCGGGAAATTCGAGAGGTGGGGGCGGAGACGTCGGTCAAAGTGGATGTGCGCATCATCGCGGCGACCAACAAGGACCTCGGTGAAGCGGTGAAGAACGGGACGTTCCGCAACGATCTGTACTACCGCATCTCGGTGGTTCCGCTGTTCATTCCGCCGCTGCGGGATCGCCGGGACGACATCCCGCTGTTGGCGCAACATTTCTTGAAACTCAGCGTGAAACGGGCCAACAAGGAGGTGAAAGGATTCACTCCCGCGGCGCTCCATCGACTGATGATCAATCCGTGGCCCGGGAATGTGCGTGAGTTGGAGAATGTGGTCGAAAAGGCCGTGGTGATGTCACGGCAGGACATGATCACTCCCGATCTGCTGCCGGCAGGCAGTGTGTCGGCCGATTCGCCGCTGAAGCCGTTGACGGAAGCCAAAGAAGAATTCGAACGAACCTATTTGAAGAACGTCCTTCAATTGACGGGAGGAAACATCTCGCGTGCCGCGCAATTCGCCGGGCGCTACCGAGCCGACTTCTATAAAATGTTGAGGAAGTATGGTCTTCATCCCTCCACGACGAAAGGAAGGCCCGATTCCGACATGGAGGAGCTCGAAAACGAAGCGAGCTTGACTGAAGCGGAACGATAA